In Helianthus annuus cultivar XRQ/B chromosome 3, HanXRQr2.0-SUNRISE, whole genome shotgun sequence, a single window of DNA contains:
- the LOC110932409 gene encoding uncharacterized protein LOC110932409, whose amino-acid sequence MVVCTCGASTSLRTSWTTQNPGRRFHRCNKPSSCGFVAWAEPPKIENPTVMIPALLDTIKRHEENARQMFARNMKLEEEAKKLAQEKKMLKVILGFSFLLFMFYYVKSG is encoded by the coding sequence ATGGTGGTTTGCACTTGTGGAGCCTCAACGTCACTGAGAACCTCATGGACAACACAAAACCCAGGTCGTCGTTTTCACCGGTGCAACAAACCATCAAGCTGCGGATTCGTTGCTTGGGCTGAGCCACCGAAGATTGAGAATCCGACTGTGATGATTCCTGCATTGTTGGACACCATCAAGCGGCATGAAGAGAATGCAAGACAGATGTTTGCTCGGAACATGAAGCTTGAAGAAGAAGCTAAAAAATTGGCACAGGAGAAGAAGATGCTTAAAGTTATCTTAGGTTTCAGTTTTTTGTTGTTCATGTTTTACTATGTTAAGTCTGGTTAG
- the LOC110930384 gene encoding uncharacterized protein LOC110930384 — translation MAVIEALLSIIQGPNLWNALPDLMVFVAPLWVAVLFGVLVGWVWRPTWANSALNNFTIPATNYPSFDSLKSQLPSCFFSVSDNGSVEDCSSGSGSDSRLSKLDGENKSFVGEGDLKHLGKLVAEKDGGPAWVKMMDRSTNNMSYQAWKREPETGPPQYRSRTVYEDMSPEMMRDFFWDDEFRLKWDDMLLEAETIEECPKDGTMVVKWVRKFPFFCSDREYIIGRRIWESGKTYFCVTKGVQYPSIPRRTKPRRVDLYYSSWSIRAVESRKGDGQMNACEVLLFHHEDMGIPWEVAKLGVRQGMWGAVKKIDRGLRWYQKEIESGTPLTHCAYMAHIYSKVSTKRMKYLENASNDSQEIETSEPTTANDEKPSGKNVPKLLVVGGAIALACTIDRGLLTKAVIFGVARRFAKMGRRL, via the exons ATGGCGGTAATTGAGGCGCTTTTGAGCATTATTCAAGGACCCAATTTGTGGAACGCGTTGCCGGATCTTATGGTGTTTGTGGCTCCTCTTTGGGTTGCGGTTTTGTTTGGGGTTTTGGTTGGGTGGGTGTGGCGACCCACATGGGCTAATTCTGCTCTCAATAATTTCACAATTCCGGCAACTAATTATCCCAGCTTTGATTCGTTGAAATCTCAACTACCCAGTTGTTTTTTTTCGGTTTCGGATAATGGGTCAGTGGAGGATTGTTCATCTGGGTCTGGTTCTGATAGCAG GTTGTCTAAATTGGATGGGGAGAATAAGAGTTTTGTTGGGGAAGGTGATTTGAAGCATTTGGGTAAGCTTGTTGCAGAGAAAGATGGAGGTCCTGCTTGGGTTAAGATGATGGATAGGTCTACTAATAATATGAGTTATCAAGCTTGGAAGAGAGAGCCTgag ACCGGACCTCCACAATATCGGTCTCGAACGGTTTATGAGGATATGAGTCCTGAAATGATGAGGGATTTCTTTTGGGATGATGAGTTTAGATTGAAATGGGATGACATGTTATTAGAAGCCGAGACGATAGAAGAGTGCCCGAAGGATGGAACGATGGTGGTTAAGTGGGTTCGTAAG TTCCCGTTTTTCTGTAGCGACAGAGAGTATATCATCGGTCGTAGAATATGGGAATCGGGGAAAACGTACTTCTGTGTTACAAAG GGTGTACAATATCCGTCGATACCACGCCGTACTAAACCAAGACGTGTTGACTTGTACTATTCAAGTTGGTCGATTCGTGCAG TTGAATCGAGAAAGGGCGATGGACAAATGAATGCATGTGAAGTATTGCTATTTCATCACGAAGACATGGGAATCCCATGGGAGGTAGCAAAGCTCGGTGTTCGTCAAGGAATGTGGGGAGCCGTGAAAAAGATCGACCGCGGTCTACGTTGGTACCAAAAAGAAATCGAATCCGGCACGCCTTTAACTCACTGCGCTTACATGGCACATATCTATTCAAAAGTTAGCACCAAACGTATGAAATACTTAGAGAACGCATCAAACGATTCACAGGAAATCGAAACAAGTGAACCAACAACAGCGAACGATGAGAAGCCGTCAGGGAAGAATGTTCCTAAGCTGTTGGTTGTAGGCGGAGCCATTGCGCTTGCATGCACCATTGATAGGGGGCTGTTGACGAAAGCCGTAATATTTGGAGTTGCAAGAAGATTTGCAAAAATGGGAAGAAGGTTGTGA